AATGGTTACTTCTTGATTTACATCCCTGCCGGTGTTTATCAAGAGTACGTTTCCATTCCTAAGAACAAAAAATACTTGATGATGATCGGTGACGGAATCAATCAGACAATTATCACAGGAAGCCGCAGTGTTGTTGACGGATGGACAACCTTTAACTCTGCAACTTTCGGTAAGTTATTCAAAAACTACATGTGAATTTGCATAATGTTTATCAGCTTAATGTTGATCATTTATGATTAATTTTATAGCTGTGGTGGCTTCAAACTTCGTTGCGGTAAATATAACTTTCCAAAATACTGCTGGAGCAATCAAGCATCAGGCTGTCGCACTTCGAAGTGGGGCCGATTTGTCAGCATTTTATAGTTGCAGCTTCGAAGGATACCAAGATACCTTATACACTCATTCCATGAGGCAATTCTATAGAGAATGTGACATCTATGGCACCGTTGATTTCATATTTGGAAACGCTGCCGTTGTTTTGCAGAATTGCAACATATATTCTCGACAACCAATGAGCGGCCAATTCAATGCTATCACCGCACAAGGGCGAACCGATCCGAACCAAAACACTGGCACATCAATTCACAACTGCAATATCATGGCTGCTGATGATCTGGCCTCGAGCAATACAAACTTCAAAACATATTTGGGGAGACCATGGAAAGAGTATTCAAGGACAGTATACATGCAAAGTTTCATGGACAATTTAATAGACCCCGCCGGATGGAGAGAATGGGATGGAGATTTTGCCTTGAGTACATTGTACTATGCTGAGTATGACAATAATGGACTTGGATCAAACACTTCGAATAGGGTCACATGGCCTGGTTACCATGTGATTAATGCTACCGATGCTATTAACTTTACGGTGTCGTCTTTTTTGTTGGGAGACGATTGGTTGCCAGATACAGGAGTTCCTTATAATGCAACTTTAATATAAGCAATTAGTTTATCATATGATATTATATgtcctttattttctttctcttgtCATTGGTTTTATGATGTAATAAACGTGTAAATGCATATGCTATTCAAATTAAGTATTACAATTTGGACaatcttactttttttttttttttggtaaaattcTCTCTTTTAAGCATATACAAGTTCACTatacttaaaatatataatattcaaGATCTCATCTATAATTTTAA
This is a stretch of genomic DNA from Gossypium arboreum isolate Shixiya-1 chromosome 11, ASM2569848v2, whole genome shotgun sequence. It encodes these proteins:
- the LOC108472831 gene encoding probable pectinesterase/pectinesterase inhibitor 7; amino-acid sequence: MASMLLYLLTISFFFLSPSLADASPSDPVSPGTICDSTPYPSYCKSVLPNRTTNVYGYGRFSIRKSLSQSRNFLDLVNEYLHKYRSSLSISAIRALEDCCYLASLNMDFLSSSFKTANGTSETLPPVEAEDVQTFLSAILTNQQTCLDGIQSTASARGIRENITVPMSNDTKLYSVSLALFTKGWVPKEKKSASRHPSSKQIGFKHRRLLMKLSSQTMSTIYESLGQRKLLQTSGSDNEVLISNIVTVSQDGSGNFTTINDAISAAPNNTNGVNGYFLIYIPAGVYQEYVSIPKNKKYLMMIGDGINQTIITGSRSVVDGWTTFNSATFAVVASNFVAVNITFQNTAGAIKHQAVALRSGADLSAFYSCSFEGYQDTLYTHSMRQFYRECDIYGTVDFIFGNAAVVLQNCNIYSRQPMSGQFNAITAQGRTDPNQNTGTSIHNCNIMAADDLASSNTNFKTYLGRPWKEYSRTVYMQSFMDNLIDPAGWREWDGDFALSTLYYAEYDNNGLGSNTSNRVTWPGYHVINATDAINFTVSSFLLGDDWLPDTGVPYNATLI